In Vulgatibacter sp., a single genomic region encodes these proteins:
- a CDS encoding FmdB family zinc ribbon protein — MPIYEYGCEKCGNTTELMQKISDPAPEACPSCGETGSMSRLVSRSSFQLKGGGWYKDLYSSTKKSGGGESGGGSSSAA; from the coding sequence ATGCCCATCTACGAGTACGGTTGCGAGAAGTGCGGCAACACCACCGAGCTGATGCAGAAGATCTCCGACCCCGCGCCGGAGGCCTGCCCGTCCTGCGGCGAGACCGGGTCGATGAGTCGCCTGGTCAGCCGCAGCTCGTTCCAGCTCAAAGGTGGCGGCTGGTACAAGGATCTCTACAGCTCCACGAAGAAGTCCGGCGGCGGCGAGTCCGGTGGCGGGAGCAGCTCCGCGGCCTGA